Genomic segment of Arachis hypogaea cultivar Tifrunner chromosome 16, arahy.Tifrunner.gnm2.J5K5, whole genome shotgun sequence:
AAGCTCAGATAAAGAAGAATCACATCATATGATATTCAAGAAAAACACACGAAACCGCATATAGGACAGCAGTTACCATCTCCATATTTATATCATTGTTCATTGATGAACTAATCATACAATGAGATAATCTGTTCCTGCAATAATGCATTATTTCTAGAAATTAAATTTGTCaaccaagaaaaaataaaattcaatgaGTTGTGTAGTGCCCATTTCTAAACCCATCACCTCCGTATCACTGGATAAATATTAAATGACTACACCTATATTTTATCGTATCCAAGTAATGAATTTAGGTTGAGTATAAAAAAATGGCATACAAGAATAAATTAAAAGACGTCACCGGCAGCTACAACCATGCACATTCCAATAAGCACTGTGGTGTCAGTGCCGCTGTTCCCGCCGCCACTATCTCCGACGCAGAATCGGTGGCAATGTAACTAACAGCGAGCAGTATTAGTCACATTTTACATCACAAGTTTTGAAACCTCtacataaattaaactaaacacTCTTTTGGCAATTCTGAGGCCTAAACCCAAACCTCTGATTCTCCAAATCATACTCAACGTAGTAATTCTGCTGCTGGTAGTTCCCCAATATGATCGACGGTCCCCCGGCCCTAGCGGGGCCGGCCGCACCGCCATCCGTGACAATTGTAAGACATGCCACGTCAGGACGACCAACCAAGGAGAAATAATCGGCCACGGGAAGCGTCATTTTGGCGCCACCCTTGAACTGAAAGGTGAGCTCCGGCAACGGCACTGTCTTCGATCCCTTGAAATCGAAGCAAGGACTTAAGCCTGATTGGTCCTCCACGTCCTTCGCCCTCGTGAAATTCTTCATCTGCTTCTCGAATTCCTTTGCTACGACCTCGAACACCGGCTTCTCCATGAACGTGAACGTTGACCCTGAGTCAACGATGGTGCCGCCGTTCCCGTCCAAACCGGGCTCCAATAATGCATAAGGAGCCTTCACCCTCTTCCCGCCGACGAGGATCTTCCGGAGAGTAACGTAGTAGTATTCCCCGAATGCCGAATTGTTCGCCGCGGCGGGGTTCGCACGGAACGGCGTGTAGCTGACGCCGGCGGTCTTGGAGCCGCCGGAGGAACCAATGTGTAAGATGAGGTCGCTTTTCACCGGCGCGTCGTCGAAGCGGTGAGAGACCAGACAGTAAGAGAATCTCTTGAGGTTCATCTGCGACGGCAGTGACTCCTTCCCGCGTCCAAATCCGGCAATCCCGGCGGGTTGCCGGACCGAGAGGATTGAGCAGCCAACGAGAAAATCGGTAACAATTTTTCCGGGAAAATCGAGATTGTCCAGTAGCAGGAGACCGGCGGTTGAGCCCAAACCGTATTGTATGATGTAAGCAGGGCAGTTGAGCGCGCAGTTGGGGGATCCAGGTTGGCAGCCGGGGCAACGGGATTGAGGATCGGAACCGAAAATCCAGTCACATTTGGGATTGGTGCAGCCGACGAATCTGGCAGTTGAAGAGTTCTTGGGAATGAAGGTGTGGATGTTGGAAGGGTCGATGTTTGGGAAGTTGCAATTGGAGCAGAGGTAGCGTGAGGAACAGGGGAACCAGACGAGGCTGCTTCCAGTGTCGAGAACGAAGGGGAATGTCTGCGGTGGTGTTCCGAAACTGAGGTCTACGGAGTAGCTGCCGTAGCTCTTTGCGAAGACTGGGGTGGTGACAGATTCGCTACTTTTGCGGTTCTTGAGGTGGTGAGCCCTGGAGAGAGAAG
This window contains:
- the LOC112754585 gene encoding probable aspartyl protease At4g16563, with amino-acid sequence MATYFHILCILSLTLLSLTPLSSSSNTIKLSLSPFFTNQPSSSSSASQPLLQALKFAASASLSRAHHLKNRKSSESVTTPVFAKSYGSYSVDLSFGTPPQTFPFVLDTGSSLVWFPCSSRYLCSNCNFPNIDPSNIHTFIPKNSSTARFVGCTNPKCDWIFGSDPQSRCPGCQPGSPNCALNCPAYIIQYGLGSTAGLLLLDNLDFPGKIVTDFLVGCSILSVRQPAGIAGFGRGKESLPSQMNLKRFSYCLVSHRFDDAPVKSDLILHIGSSGGSKTAGVSYTPFRANPAAANNSAFGEYYYVTLRKILVGGKRVKAPYALLEPGLDGNGGTIVDSGSTFTFMEKPVFEVVAKEFEKQMKNFTRAKDVEDQSGLSPCFDFKGSKTVPLPELTFQFKGGAKMTLPVADYFSLVGRPDVACLTIVTDGGAAGPARAGGPSIILGNYQQQNYYVEYDLENQRFGFRPQNCQKSV